In Mucilaginibacter sp. KACC 22063, the genomic stretch TCAACCTTATATAATAAGCCGATAAATATCCCGGTTACAACAACGGTAAAAGCGATTGCGGTAAAAGATGGCAAAACAAGCTTTGTAAATGAAGGCACTTACCGAAAAATAAGGGACGACATCAAGCTTAAATTAAATAGCAGGTACCTGCCTAATTATGCCGCTCAGGGAGATATTGCATTAATTGACGGCCTGCATGGCAGCACTAACTGGCGTCTGGGTAACTGGCAAGGCTACCAGGGCACAGATCTGGAAGCTGTTATTGACATGGGTTCTGTAAGGCCGGTTAAGGAAGTATCTCTTTCAGCATTGCAGGATACCCGTGCTTGGATCGTTTTCCCAAAATCGGTGCAGTATTTTGTTTCTGACGACGGAAAAAACTACAAACTGGGTACTACGGTAAACACTAAAGTGTCGGTTGATGATTTAAAAGTACAAACGCAAAGCTATACTGCGCCTTTAAACATCCGCACACGTTTTATAAAGGTTATTGCCAAGCAGTATGGCCCACTACCCGACTGGCATGAAAGCAAAGGGCAGCCGTCATACATTTTCGCTGATGAGATCAGTGTGGAGTAGATTATAATTGCTTTCTTAATACAAATACTAAGTAAATTTAATTAGCGTAAGTAATGTTACTTTTCTTTGACCACCAAGAAAAGTAACCAAAAGAAACTCGTCGCTGGCACCGCAGGCTATGTATGTTTTTGCTTTATCAGTTTTGTGATTACCGCCTGCGCTGAGGCGACATTTTAAGCTTACATTATGCTACTGCTATCACATTTATAGTTTTTACCGTCATGCCGAACTTGTTTCGGCATCCCAAAAGCAAGGCATTTTATCTTCATATTTTGTCATTCTGAACGTAGTGAAGAATCTAATGTAAAGATCCTTCGCTTTGAACAGGATAACAAATTTGAATGCTCAGCTAACAACCTTGTCAACTATTTCCATGCAAATCAACTGATAAGCTACTCACAATGAGCCCTGTCCAGCCGGTTTGATGGTTAGCACCAAGGCCTTTACCAGTATCACCATCAAAATATTCGTGAAACAGAATATGATCAGCAAAGTATTTATCGGTATAAAACTTCTGGTTACTGCCATAAACAGCTCGTTTCCCGTTTTCATCTGCTTTAAAGATAGACGACAAGCGGCGGCGCAGCTCATTAGCAACTTCGTTTAAGTTCATAAACTGTCCTGATCCTGTCGGGCATTCTACCTTAAATCCGTCGCCGTAATAAGTATAATATCTTACCAAACTTTCTATCAGCAGGTAATTTATCGGCAGCCATATCGGGCCGCGCCAATTGCTGTTACCACCGAAGAGGCCACTGTCGCTTTCTGCTGGGAGATACTTCACACTAAATACTCTGCCTTCAGCCTCAATAGTATAAGGATGTTCCAGGTGATACTTGGAAACTGAGCGTACTCCGTAGGGACTTAAAAACTCGCTCTCGTCAAGTATACGCTTCAGCAAAGCCTTCATCCGGTGCCCACGCAACAAACTCACCAGCCTGCTTCCCTTATCATTTGCCTGGTTTAAGTGCGACACCTGCGCAGAAAGATCGGGCCGGTTATCGTAAAACCATTTTAAACGGTTGCTGAATATCGGGCTTTTTAAAACTTCCTGCGCTTCCATAACCTCTACAGCAAACATCGGAATCAGGCCCACAATACTTCTTACACGCATTATTTCACTACTGCCATTGGGCAACACAATACGGTCATAGAAAAAGCCGTCTTCATCATCCCACATATCTTTATTATCGTCGCCAAGATTGGTCATGGCACCGGCGATATACATAAAATGATCAAAGAATTTAGAAGCTATTTCTGCATAAGTAGGGTTTGTTGCCGTAAGCTCAGTAGCAATACGCATCAGGTTTAGGGCGTACATGGCCATCCAACTTGTACCATCGGCCTGTTCAATGTAACCGCCTGTAGGTAAAGGTGCATTACGATCAAAAACCCCAATATTATCCAAACCTAAAAAACCGCCCTGAAAAATATTATTTCCTGATGAATCCTTACGGTTTACCCACCATGTAAAATTCAGGATCAGTTTATGAAACACCGATTCTAAGAAATAAGTGTCGCCTTTTCCGTTGTTGGCCGCCTTGTCAATTTGGTAAACTTTCCAGGCAGCCATGGCATGTACCGGCGGATTAGTATCATTAAACTCCCACTCGTATGCAGGTAATTGCCCGTTAGGATGCATATACCATTCCTGAGTAAGAATAATCAGTTGCTTTTTGGCAAAGTCCGGGTCAACCTTTGCTAAAGGCAGGCAATGAAATGCCAGGTCCCAGGCTGCAAACCAGGGGTATTCCCATTTATCCGGCATAGAGATAATTTCTCTTGCCGCAATATGCTGCCAGTTACTGTTACGCATTTTTAGGCGGCTGTCAGGTGGCGGGGGCTGCATAGGGTCACCCGTTAACCATTGATAAACGTTGTAATTATAAAACTGCTTGTTCCACAACATACCGGCAAAAGCCTGCCTGATAATTGAGCGACTATCGTTCTCCTTGCAATCATCATATAGATCGTTGTAAAACTCATCGGCTTCTGCTATGCGCTGGGCAAAAATCTTGTCAAAGTCCTCAAAGCTATTACCCGGATTTTTAGTAAGCCTAAGTTTAATTTGTTTACAGCCGCCTGCGGGTATAACCAGGTCATAATTAGCAGCGGCTTTGGTTCCCTTTTTATCGGGCGATACAGTATTTACACCATTAACGATATAATCATTTATAGCATCCTTGGGATGTTTATCTAAATTTGGTGCGTTGTACAGCCGTTGTATGTTTGTTTCATTATTGCAGAACAACCACTCAGGTTCTTCTTCGACAACCAGCCAATACTCGCCTAAAAGCCGATGGTAGATCTCAACAACGCCCCTTCCGTCTTTGGTAATGGTAGGGATATTCACATGCCTGCCCCATGCCCATGTATTACGGAACCACACGGTGGGCATTACATTTATGGGCGCATCATGCTCACTGCGATTATAAACTGAGATCTCTATCAGCAAGTCATGCGATGAGTTTTTGGCATATTCAACCTGTACATCAAAATATTCGTTGTTATCAAATATGCCGGTATCAATCAATTCAAACTCAGGCTTGTCTCTGCCGCGCTGTTTGTTTTCGTTAACTAATTGCTCGTATGGAAATGCATGCTGCGGATACTTATACAGCATTTTCATGTACGAATGCGAGGGCGTAGAATCAAGATAATAATACAGCTCTTTTACATCCTCACCATGATTGCCCTCGGGATTGCTCAAGCCAAAATAGCGTTCTTTGATGATCGGGTCTTTTTTATTCCACAAAGCAATTGCGAAACATAAATATTGCTGATCGTCGCAAATACCGGCAATTCCCTCTTCGCCCCAGCGGAAAGCTTTACTGCGTGCCATGTCATGCGTGATATAACTCCACGCATCGCCGTTGGCGCTGTAGTCTTCTCTAACGGTACCCCATTGGCGGTCGCTTACATACGGTCCCCAGGTTTTCCAGCTGGCGTCCTGCAATCTTGTTTTCTCGGCATTCATTGTTAATCAAAAGGTAAAACGCAAATAACGAAACAATATTGAAACTTAATACTGCATTTTGTTGTAAAAAGGATTTTCGGGAAATGCTTTTCCTTTACTAATTTGCGTACATGAGGCCCATTGCAATACCAGCTGTTATAGCACATTATATTAACGATACAATTACCCCTGCAGAGGTGAGTGCTGCCTATCAGCAATTGCGAAAAACTGGTGAGCCTGAAATTACGGTCTCCATTCCTGCCTATAACGAGGAAACAACCATTGTACAGACACTGGCCTCACTTTGCGATAATATAACGCCAAGATCGGTTGAGATCGTTGTGGTTAACAATAACTCTAAAGACCGTACCGAAGAACTGGTATTAGCCTGCGGTGTAACCTGCATACGCGAAACCACGCAAGGCATAACGGTATCGCGCAATGCCGGTTTGGCTAAAGCTACAGGTAAATATATTCTGAATGCTGATGCCGATACCATTTACCCTAAAGACTGGATTGAGGAAATGGTAAAGCCGCTTGCCAATTCAGACAAGGTGGCTATTACATATGGTCGTTTTTCATTTATACCTGTAGGTGTTACCGGCAGGTTTACTTACTTTTTTTACGAGTACATTGCCGACTTTACCCGTGTTTACAATAAATATTTTAAGAATGAAGCTGTGAACGTTTATGGCTTTAATTCGGGTTTCAGACGCGAACAAGGCTTACAGGTTGATGGTTTTAATCATCCGCCGGGCACAAACGAAGACGGCTACCTTGCTTTAAAATTAAAGGAAAAAGGTTTTGGCAGGTTATACAGGGTAACAAGCCCAAAGGCAATAGTATGGACTACCGACCGCAGGATACAAATAGATGGTGGTTTGTGGAAAGCCACGTGGAAAAGGCTTAAAAGAGTATTTGGTTAACCATACGTTAAGTTACAAAAATCGAAACTGAAAGCAATTTATTTTCGTATTAACTATTAACAACTTCAAATAAGTTTTATATTTATTTGCGCTAAAAAAACGATTTAACAAGCAACTGCTAATGGGTTTAACAGATACTGACCGCACCAAGATACTCGTTGTTGAAGATGATGCTTACATGCAGCTCATCGTTAAAAAATTTCTAAGTAAATCATACGATGTCGAACTGAAACCAACTGCAATGGATGCCATCAGTTATGTGCAAAACGGCAATATTCCGGATCTGATAATTACAGACCTGAACACGCCCAACCTTAGCGGTCTTGAACTGGTAGCACAACTACAGTCAAGCGATTTCTTTAAATCAATCCCTATCATTATTCTTTCGGGCGAAGATAGTTCTGATACACGTATTAAATGCCTTGACAGCGGTGCCGACGATTTTATTGTAAAACCGTTTAACCCTGCCGAACTTGAGGCACGTGTAAGGGCAATTTTAAGAAGAGTAGGTAAAATAGTAGCTTAATTTTATGGCTGAGACTACAGCAGCAACTGAATACATAGCCGTAATCCACAGCAATGAGGAAATAGCTTTCATGCTTAAATACTGCGATTTTGAAAGCAAACAATTGCTGCATTACAATAATGGCGTAGAGTTGGCTTCGGCGTGGGAAAATCAAAAGCTTAATATAGTCGCCATTATTTCGCAAAGTGAGATACTGGCTCCATCCGGTATAGCACTTGCCGAAGCTTTAAGAAAGAAGGGGCTTCCAAGCGTGCCTTTTTTCCTGATATCAAATCAGTTGAACAGTAATTTACGCAAGCTGGCGCTTAATGCGGGTATAGTTGATGTTTTTAAACAGCCCGTTAAGCCACATAAGTTACAGGCAAGGGTCAACTTTCTGGCTAAATACTGGTCA encodes the following:
- a CDS encoding MGH1-like glycoside hydrolase domain-containing protein, which gives rise to MNAEKTRLQDASWKTWGPYVSDRQWGTVREDYSANGDAWSYITHDMARSKAFRWGEEGIAGICDDQQYLCFAIALWNKKDPIIKERYFGLSNPEGNHGEDVKELYYYLDSTPSHSYMKMLYKYPQHAFPYEQLVNENKQRGRDKPEFELIDTGIFDNNEYFDVQVEYAKNSSHDLLIEISVYNRSEHDAPINVMPTVWFRNTWAWGRHVNIPTITKDGRGVVEIYHRLLGEYWLVVEEEPEWLFCNNETNIQRLYNAPNLDKHPKDAINDYIVNGVNTVSPDKKGTKAAANYDLVIPAGGCKQIKLRLTKNPGNSFEDFDKIFAQRIAEADEFYNDLYDDCKENDSRSIIRQAFAGMLWNKQFYNYNVYQWLTGDPMQPPPPDSRLKMRNSNWQHIAAREIISMPDKWEYPWFAAWDLAFHCLPLAKVDPDFAKKQLIILTQEWYMHPNGQLPAYEWEFNDTNPPVHAMAAWKVYQIDKAANNGKGDTYFLESVFHKLILNFTWWVNRKDSSGNNIFQGGFLGLDNIGVFDRNAPLPTGGYIEQADGTSWMAMYALNLMRIATELTATNPTYAEIASKFFDHFMYIAGAMTNLGDDNKDMWDDEDGFFYDRIVLPNGSSEIMRVRSIVGLIPMFAVEVMEAQEVLKSPIFSNRLKWFYDNRPDLSAQVSHLNQANDKGSRLVSLLRGHRMKALLKRILDESEFLSPYGVRSVSKYHLEHPYTIEAEGRVFSVKYLPAESDSGLFGGNSNWRGPIWLPINYLLIESLVRYYTYYGDGFKVECPTGSGQFMNLNEVANELRRRLSSIFKADENGKRAVYGSNQKFYTDKYFADHILFHEYFDGDTGKGLGANHQTGWTGLIVSSLSVDLHGNS
- a CDS encoding glycosyltransferase family 2 protein, with the protein product MRPIAIPAVIAHYINDTITPAEVSAAYQQLRKTGEPEITVSIPAYNEETTIVQTLASLCDNITPRSVEIVVVNNNSKDRTEELVLACGVTCIRETTQGITVSRNAGLAKATGKYILNADADTIYPKDWIEEMVKPLANSDKVAITYGRFSFIPVGVTGRFTYFFYEYIADFTRVYNKYFKNEAVNVYGFNSGFRREQGLQVDGFNHPPGTNEDGYLALKLKEKGFGRLYRVTSPKAIVWTTDRRIQIDGGLWKATWKRLKRVFG
- a CDS encoding response regulator transcription factor; the protein is MGLTDTDRTKILVVEDDAYMQLIVKKFLSKSYDVELKPTAMDAISYVQNGNIPDLIITDLNTPNLSGLELVAQLQSSDFFKSIPIIILSGEDSSDTRIKCLDSGADDFIVKPFNPAELEARVRAILRRVGKIVA